A region from the Vibrio navarrensis genome encodes:
- a CDS encoding chitinase, translating to MLKSNRTKVALSLRTILKHGAIATPVFFALSTSAFAADGLTQLPLSKVLADEQEVIAQQPESYQLVMESIQTRDNDTVEAISPNSVNNPENVKRIEAILSEEDWNYLFAERDPAYTYLNFLKAAGKYPALCGSYSDGRDSEAICRKTLATMFAHFTQETGGHNAYSEIPQWRQGLVYLREIGWTEEASGGYGVCDTNTWQGEAYPCGSNPDGTNKSYFGRGSKQLSYNYNYGPFSQSIYGNVEKLLNEPELVADTWLNLASAVFFYLYPQPPKPSMLHVIDGTWQPNEHDRASGLVPGFGVTTQIINGGVECGGSSEHAQSQNRIDYYREFANYLDVPIAPDEVLGCKGMKQFDEAGAGALNIFWEEDWNWDASTPDGRTYKCQLVAYQGPYSSFIEGDYTKCVEDKFGVDVYDDLGGNVPPTANAGADQTIDATNPLTIHLSADGSSDDHEIVSYQWRQIDSTGINLNITSPNTSNTDVAVPAISQDRIFTLELTVTDAQGASAKDSVNIVAKVQTENQPPVVTLMAPQQVDEGDTNVIVSANINDADDDVFDLQWSVSNEVEFTTAADGRSIQLNAPQVDYDTSVTATLQVIDSAQNEVTASTTLLILDVSGGGTGEGECAMTDPNASQYPAYNSTTVYTETSDPVSHQGLVYQAKWWVQGSEPSPSNEAWALLSDAELPWDVDIAYNGGEQVNYGDSRWEAQWWTQGEQPGYATVWQNIGPATCQ from the coding sequence TTGCTGAAATCAAATAGAACAAAAGTCGCACTGAGTTTGAGAACAATATTAAAACATGGTGCCATTGCTACGCCTGTATTCTTTGCCTTGTCGACCTCGGCTTTTGCCGCCGATGGATTAACACAGTTGCCTTTGAGTAAAGTTCTGGCTGATGAACAAGAGGTTATCGCCCAGCAGCCAGAATCGTATCAATTGGTCATGGAATCTATTCAAACGCGTGATAACGATACCGTAGAAGCAATTTCACCCAACAGTGTGAATAACCCAGAAAATGTTAAACGCATAGAAGCAATATTATCCGAAGAAGATTGGAACTATCTTTTTGCCGAGCGAGATCCTGCCTATACCTATTTGAACTTTCTGAAAGCCGCCGGTAAATATCCAGCATTGTGTGGCAGTTACAGCGACGGCCGCGATTCTGAAGCGATCTGCCGCAAAACCTTAGCCACCATGTTTGCTCATTTCACTCAGGAAACGGGGGGACATAACGCTTACAGCGAGATCCCACAATGGCGACAGGGTTTGGTTTACCTAAGAGAGATTGGCTGGACAGAAGAGGCTTCGGGTGGGTACGGTGTGTGTGATACCAATACTTGGCAGGGTGAAGCGTACCCTTGCGGAAGCAATCCCGACGGCACGAATAAAAGCTATTTTGGCCGTGGGTCTAAGCAGCTCAGTTACAACTATAACTATGGTCCGTTTTCGCAGTCGATTTATGGCAATGTAGAAAAACTGCTAAACGAACCAGAATTGGTGGCCGATACTTGGCTCAATCTAGCCAGTGCGGTGTTTTTTTATCTGTATCCTCAACCACCGAAGCCAAGCATGTTGCACGTGATCGATGGCACATGGCAGCCGAATGAACATGACCGAGCAAGTGGCTTGGTGCCCGGTTTTGGTGTGACGACACAAATTATCAATGGTGGTGTAGAGTGCGGTGGTAGCAGCGAACACGCACAGTCGCAAAATCGTATTGATTATTATCGCGAGTTTGCCAACTATCTAGATGTGCCTATTGCCCCTGATGAAGTGCTGGGTTGTAAAGGCATGAAACAGTTTGACGAGGCGGGCGCTGGTGCGCTCAACATCTTCTGGGAGGAAGACTGGAACTGGGATGCCTCCACGCCAGATGGCCGTACTTATAAATGTCAGCTTGTCGCGTATCAAGGACCGTACTCTTCATTTATCGAAGGGGATTACACCAAGTGTGTAGAAGATAAGTTTGGTGTTGATGTCTACGACGATCTAGGGGGTAATGTACCACCAACGGCTAACGCGGGCGCAGACCAAACCATTGATGCCACTAATCCACTGACTATTCACTTATCAGCAGATGGCTCTTCTGATGACCACGAAATCGTCAGCTACCAATGGCGCCAAATTGACAGCACGGGCATCAACTTGAACATCACCTCACCAAATACATCTAATACGGATGTGGCGGTTCCAGCTATCTCTCAGGATAGAATATTTACCCTTGAGTTAACCGTAACTGATGCGCAAGGAGCGAGCGCGAAGGACAGTGTGAACATCGTCGCTAAGGTTCAAACAGAGAATCAACCGCCAGTGGTCACTTTAATGGCACCACAACAGGTTGACGAAGGTGACACTAATGTCATCGTAAGTGCCAATATCAACGATGCAGATGATGATGTGTTTGATCTCCAATGGAGTGTATCAAATGAGGTGGAGTTTACCACTGCAGCAGATGGCCGTTCTATTCAATTAAATGCTCCACAAGTTGATTATGACACGAGTGTTACAGCGACATTGCAGGTTATCGACAGCGCACAAAATGAAGTGACGGCGTCAACAACCCTGCTGATACTTGATGTTAGTGGCGGTGGCACAGGCGAAGGTGAATGTGCAATGACGGATCCTAATGCTTCACAATATCCAGCTTATAACTCAACTACTGTGTACACAGAAACGAGTGACCCAGTTTCACACCAAGGGTTGGTTTACCAAGCGAAATGGTGGGTTCAGGGCAGCGAACCATCACCGTCGAATGAAGCTTGGGCTTTATTGAGCGATGCTGAATTACCTTGGGATGTTGACATTGCTTATAACGGTGGTGAACAAGTTAACTATGGTGATTCTCGTTGGGAAGCGCAATGGTGGACTCAAGGTGAGCAACCTGGCTATGCGACTGTATGGCAGAATATCGGCCCCGCAACCTGTCAGTAG
- a CDS encoding endonuclease/exonuclease/phosphatase family protein encodes MITLATCNLLNYLAPPGAFYDFSNILTLEEWQKKQTWLKQKLLEINADVLAFQEVFSPDELQQLCQTLGYGHFAVVDQPDVSDEFIYTSPVLALASRYPLLSVEPVVPESQQLTLLGANGEFTFSRTPLHAVVDFPHLGPCHLIVVHFKSQRPTMLQNGADDAQMRVAGSWLSTIQRGWEALLLRQYLVEIYLNSEQPMVVLGDFNTHLNSMDLRPLLDTSQTPLMQDIRQLVSSADTQTWPPTHYHGELGLTIDYILLSEEFFSSNAEKVAEISRIAVWDQHLVSPNFADDQFASDHAFVSVTLLLT; translated from the coding sequence TTGATCACACTGGCAACTTGTAACCTTTTGAATTATTTGGCTCCCCCTGGGGCTTTTTACGATTTCAGTAATATTCTGACTTTAGAAGAGTGGCAAAAAAAGCAGACTTGGTTAAAGCAAAAGCTGCTGGAGATAAATGCCGATGTGCTCGCGTTTCAGGAAGTCTTCAGCCCAGACGAGTTACAGCAGTTGTGCCAGACACTTGGCTACGGCCATTTTGCTGTGGTTGATCAGCCCGATGTGAGTGACGAATTTATTTATACTTCCCCTGTGTTAGCGCTGGCTTCACGCTATCCGCTGCTTTCGGTTGAGCCTGTGGTGCCCGAAAGCCAGCAGTTGACACTGTTGGGTGCAAATGGTGAGTTTACTTTTAGCCGCACACCACTGCATGCAGTGGTTGATTTTCCCCATCTTGGGCCATGCCACCTTATCGTGGTGCATTTTAAATCTCAACGCCCTACCATGCTCCAAAATGGGGCGGATGACGCTCAGATGCGAGTTGCTGGAAGCTGGTTGTCCACCATACAAAGAGGTTGGGAAGCACTACTGCTACGTCAATATCTGGTGGAGATTTACCTGAATTCTGAACAGCCCATGGTGGTACTGGGCGATTTTAACACGCACTTAAACAGCATGGATCTGCGCCCTTTGCTCGACACAAGCCAGACGCCGCTCATGCAAGATATTCGTCAACTTGTCTCTTCTGCCGACACGCAAACTTGGCCGCCAACCCATTATCATGGTGAACTTGGACTGACGATTGACTACATTTTGCTTTCTGAAGAATTTTTCTCCAGCAATGCCGAGAAAGTGGCTGAAATAAGCCGAATTGCTGTTTGGGATCAACACTTAGTCAGCCCCAATTTTGCCGATGATCAGTTCGCCAGCGACCACGCGTTTGTCTCGGTCACTTTGTTATTAACCTAA
- a CDS encoding DMT family transporter, protein MLLKNRAVPYMLISTFSMSLTGLVLKKLTEMMGIELLTFLRFFMPALLLFAIVGVSKLPLPPRSVIKALIIRGLCITACQLCFIASLNTLSLVETTVLFATGPIFIAVIEKLVFKVKIKVETKFGLVATFAGVLMLAGDVSGFQFRPELLIGLGAGLFNAGSQVSLFRASKGEVKASVLNSWTFLIAAVSVLPLAFVFGLSDLDTQILLEPQNNAFVWVCLLGLSVTVVGNQILRSKAYKLVESSSQLAPLIFTNLLFTMIWQVLFFDESFSKHQIVGITLVIFAVLMNTFAAKLFKYFSHIKAHLV, encoded by the coding sequence ATGTTGTTAAAAAATCGCGCTGTACCTTATATGCTCATTTCAACATTCAGTATGTCGTTAACTGGGCTTGTATTAAAAAAACTTACCGAAATGATGGGCATTGAGCTCCTTACATTTTTACGATTCTTTATGCCTGCATTACTGCTTTTTGCCATAGTGGGAGTTTCCAAACTACCTTTGCCACCTCGATCAGTCATAAAAGCTTTGATCATTCGTGGATTGTGTATTACGGCATGTCAACTTTGCTTTATCGCTTCACTGAACACCTTGTCTCTTGTAGAAACAACCGTACTGTTTGCAACAGGCCCTATCTTTATTGCCGTTATCGAGAAACTGGTTTTTAAGGTAAAGATTAAAGTTGAAACGAAGTTTGGCCTAGTTGCCACTTTCGCCGGTGTTTTAATGTTGGCTGGGGATGTGTCTGGATTTCAGTTTCGACCAGAGTTGCTCATTGGCTTGGGTGCAGGCTTGTTTAACGCAGGATCGCAAGTGAGTTTGTTTCGTGCCAGTAAAGGTGAGGTTAAAGCATCAGTGCTCAATAGCTGGACATTTCTCATCGCAGCGGTAAGCGTGCTTCCTTTAGCGTTTGTCTTTGGGTTATCTGATCTTGATACTCAGATACTGCTGGAACCTCAAAACAATGCATTTGTATGGGTATGTTTATTGGGCCTTTCAGTAACCGTCGTGGGTAATCAAATCTTACGTTCGAAAGCTTACAAGCTGGTGGAGAGTAGCTCTCAGCTTGCGCCGCTTATTTTCACTAATTTATTGTTTACGATGATCTGGCAGGTCCTGTTTTTTGATGAAAGTTTTTCTAAACATCAGATAGTCGGGATTACGCTCGTAATATTCGCAGTATTGATGAATACCTTTGCAGCCAAACTGTTTAAGTACTTCTCTCATATCAAAGCTCATCTTGTGTAG
- the pfkB gene encoding 1-phosphofructokinase, with product MSNKTNNVVTITLNPALDLTGSLAALNIGSVSLVNQSSLHAAGKGVNVAKVLSDLGAKVTVTGFLGKDNPEMFHQLFSDIGAHDEFVYVNGATRINVKLVEADGRVNDINFPGVTVSSEDISAFEQTLQRLMADHQYFVFAGSLPQGVSPEQCAKWIALLQSEGKNVLFDSSRAALKAGLEATPWLIKPNDEELSEFVGQPLTCREACQNAAQSLAEKGIANVVVSMGAEGVMWLNDQQWLCAQPPKMAVVSTVGAGDTLVAGLCWGHMQQMPKAELLKFATALSAMAVTQVGVGLTSQQELENIQQRTQVQLLCTEAN from the coding sequence ATGAGTAACAAGACCAATAACGTTGTCACCATTACCCTCAATCCAGCGCTTGATCTCACTGGCAGCTTAGCAGCATTGAATATCGGTTCAGTGAGCTTGGTTAACCAGAGCAGCCTGCACGCTGCGGGCAAAGGGGTTAATGTGGCGAAAGTGCTGAGCGATCTTGGCGCGAAGGTCACGGTAACCGGGTTTCTTGGCAAAGATAACCCAGAAATGTTTCATCAGCTGTTTAGTGACATTGGTGCGCACGATGAGTTTGTCTATGTCAACGGCGCAACTCGCATCAATGTCAAGTTGGTGGAAGCGGATGGCCGCGTGAATGACATCAACTTCCCAGGCGTCACCGTCAGCAGTGAAGACATTTCCGCGTTCGAACAGACATTGCAGCGCTTGATGGCCGACCATCAGTACTTTGTTTTTGCTGGAAGCTTGCCACAAGGCGTCAGCCCAGAGCAGTGCGCTAAATGGATTGCTCTGCTACAAAGCGAAGGCAAAAACGTCCTGTTTGACAGCAGCCGCGCGGCCTTAAAAGCCGGCCTAGAAGCAACACCTTGGCTGATCAAACCCAACGATGAAGAGCTCAGCGAGTTTGTCGGTCAACCATTAACTTGCCGAGAAGCCTGCCAAAACGCGGCGCAAAGCTTGGCGGAAAAAGGCATCGCCAACGTGGTGGTATCGATGGGTGCTGAAGGTGTGATGTGGCTGAATGACCAGCAATGGTTGTGCGCACAGCCACCAAAAATGGCTGTGGTCAGCACCGTTGGTGCGGGCGATACCCTCGTTGCGGGGCTCTGCTGGGGCCACATGCAACAGATGCCAAAAGCCGAATTATTGAAGTTTGCCACCGCGTTGTCCGCTATGGCGGTCACGCAGGTTGGCGTGGGATTAACCAGCCAGCAAGAGTTGGAAAATATACAACAAAGAACGCAAGTTCAACTGCTCTGTACTGAAGCGAACTAA
- the cra gene encoding catabolite repressor/activator, producing MTLDEIAKLAGVSKTTASYVINGKAQKYRISEKTQMKVMAVVEEYNFRPDHAASSLRAGNSRSFGLIIPDLENTSYARLAKLLEQNSRKAGYQILIGCSDDDPDTEQKVAEALVSRRIDALFVATSMPDANDYYFKMQQAGTPVIALDRPLDDEHFSCVVSEDFGAAFELTSSLVSDEIHTIGLLGALPELTISRERHQGYESALRKWGKTVQSAYGEHFHRDEGYRIMRLWIAQNRVPDAIITTSYTLLEGVLDVLLEEPELIDALKLATFGDNRLLDFLPFKVNSLPQQFELIADSALELALNASAKRYKPGVELIPRKIVRRM from the coding sequence ATGACCCTAGATGAAATCGCCAAGTTGGCTGGTGTATCTAAGACCACAGCCAGCTATGTCATTAATGGCAAAGCGCAGAAATATCGGATCAGCGAAAAGACGCAAATGAAAGTGATGGCTGTGGTGGAAGAGTACAATTTTCGCCCCGATCATGCGGCATCGTCCCTAAGAGCAGGGAACTCGCGATCCTTTGGTTTGATTATTCCCGATCTCGAAAACACCAGTTATGCGCGGCTGGCAAAACTGCTTGAGCAAAACTCGCGCAAAGCGGGCTACCAAATTTTGATTGGCTGTTCTGACGATGACCCTGATACCGAACAAAAAGTGGCGGAAGCGCTGGTGAGTCGACGCATTGATGCGCTGTTTGTCGCGACCAGTATGCCGGATGCCAATGACTACTACTTCAAGATGCAGCAAGCGGGCACGCCAGTGATCGCCCTTGACCGTCCTTTAGATGATGAGCACTTTAGTTGCGTTGTCAGTGAAGATTTTGGCGCGGCATTCGAGCTCACCAGTTCATTAGTGAGTGATGAGATACACACCATCGGTTTGCTTGGCGCTTTGCCAGAGTTGACCATCTCACGTGAGCGTCACCAAGGGTATGAGTCGGCGCTGCGCAAGTGGGGAAAAACGGTGCAATCTGCCTATGGCGAGCATTTTCATCGCGATGAGGGCTATCGAATTATGCGCTTATGGATAGCGCAAAACCGCGTTCCCGACGCCATCATCACGACGTCTTACACACTTTTAGAAGGTGTGCTGGATGTGCTTCTCGAAGAGCCGGAGTTGATTGACGCGCTAAAACTGGCCACGTTTGGTGATAATCGCTTGTTGGATTTTCTGCCGTTTAAAGTGAACTCATTACCACAACAGTTTGAGCTGATTGCCGACAGCGCGCTGGAATTGGCACTCAACGCCTCAGCCAAACGCTACAAACCAGGGGTTGAGCTGATCCCACGTAAAATCGTACGCAGGATGTAG
- a CDS encoding RNA-binding S4 domain-containing protein: MTQDYPYDDADCAEEIEIEAIGIEVSSQPIELYKVFKIANLVSGGGEAKHVIAEGYVAVNGELETRKRRKMYDGDFFEFNQEYYMVVCDAPVIEPEAVEQEAEKPLATARKEKSRQNNATKPKGTGPKSTGRKAAHKERKAQKNALSQAAGKGKKQEKPQATRDPSSGRNSIDFF, from the coding sequence ATGACTCAAGACTACCCTTATGACGATGCCGATTGCGCTGAAGAGATAGAAATAGAAGCGATCGGTATTGAAGTCTCCAGTCAACCGATTGAACTGTATAAAGTGTTCAAAATTGCCAACTTGGTGAGCGGTGGCGGTGAAGCGAAACATGTCATCGCCGAAGGCTATGTGGCGGTGAACGGCGAATTGGAAACGCGTAAACGCCGCAAAATGTACGATGGGGATTTTTTTGAGTTCAATCAGGAATACTACATGGTGGTGTGCGATGCGCCCGTGATTGAGCCAGAAGCGGTGGAGCAAGAAGCTGAAAAGCCGCTAGCCACCGCACGTAAAGAGAAGTCTCGTCAAAATAACGCGACTAAACCCAAAGGGACGGGGCCCAAATCCACAGGCCGCAAAGCGGCGCACAAAGAGCGAAAAGCACAGAAGAACGCGCTTTCTCAGGCTGCGGGTAAAGGGAAGAAACAAGAAAAGCCACAAGCGACGCGCGATCCAAGCAGTGGTCGCAACTCCATTGACTTCTTCTAA
- the fruB gene encoding fused PTS fructose transporter subunit IIA/HPr protein: MLKLNESDITLQQSAENKLDAIRHIAAALTSKGLVAEGYVQGMLNREGQNSTFLGNGIAIPHGTTDTRDLVKQTGVAVYHFPQGVDWGDGNTAYLAIGIAAKSDEHLGILKQLTKVLSADGVEARLKQASTAKEIIALLNGEVQLEAEFDAASIQLQFPASDMVQMSAVAGGLLKNSGCSDASFVADLVTKAPTHLGGGLWLVGSHVGVSRTAVSFVTTANHCEYNNLPVKGLLAFSACNDAHQPILANLTQLVFDKQQSTLLSASAEQVIALLKGEESNATSDTSSAGNVAVFKIKNAHGLHARPGAMLVAEAKKFESTIKVSNLNGDGSTVNAKSLMKVIALGVKHGHQLQFTAEGPDAPQALEAIGAAISSGLGEG; encoded by the coding sequence ATGCTTAAACTCAATGAATCAGATATCACTCTACAACAGAGTGCCGAGAACAAACTGGACGCCATCCGCCACATTGCAGCGGCTTTAACTAGCAAAGGCCTCGTTGCCGAAGGTTATGTACAAGGCATGCTCAACCGTGAAGGACAAAACTCAACATTTCTCGGTAACGGCATCGCCATTCCACATGGCACCACCGATACACGTGATTTGGTCAAACAGACCGGAGTGGCGGTTTACCACTTCCCACAAGGAGTCGATTGGGGTGATGGCAACACCGCTTATCTGGCGATTGGGATTGCGGCCAAATCCGACGAACACTTAGGCATTTTGAAGCAACTCACCAAAGTACTCAGCGCAGATGGCGTTGAAGCGCGTTTAAAGCAAGCCTCCACAGCCAAAGAGATCATCGCGCTATTAAATGGTGAAGTGCAACTTGAAGCGGAATTTGACGCCGCATCTATCCAGTTGCAATTCCCTGCCAGCGATATGGTGCAGATGAGTGCAGTGGCTGGCGGTTTGCTGAAAAACAGTGGTTGCAGTGATGCCAGTTTTGTTGCGGATTTAGTCACCAAAGCACCAACCCATCTTGGTGGCGGTTTATGGTTGGTCGGCAGCCATGTCGGTGTCTCTCGCACAGCGGTTTCTTTTGTAACCACAGCCAATCACTGTGAATACAACAACCTGCCAGTTAAAGGTCTGCTGGCGTTTTCTGCCTGTAACGATGCGCACCAGCCCATTCTGGCCAACCTTACCCAACTCGTATTCGACAAACAGCAATCGACTCTGCTAAGCGCCAGCGCAGAACAAGTCATCGCGCTGTTGAAAGGCGAAGAAAGCAACGCGACCAGCGACACATCCAGCGCTGGCAATGTCGCGGTGTTTAAGATCAAAAATGCTCACGGCCTGCATGCCAGACCTGGTGCGATGTTGGTGGCTGAAGCGAAGAAGTTTGAATCGACGATCAAAGTATCGAACCTCAACGGTGACGGCTCTACCGTCAACGCCAAGAGCTTAATGAAAGTGATTGCGCTGGGTGTCAAACATGGCCACCAGTTGCAGTTCACCGCAGAAGGCCCAGACGCCCCCCAAGCGCTAGAAGCGATTGGTGCCGCTATCTCATCAGGCTTGGGTGAAGGCTAA
- a CDS encoding LysR substrate-binding domain-containing protein, producing the protein MNRRPPLKSLYAFVAVAEAGSMTEAAGLLSVSHSAISQAVKSLESLIGQPLFHRVGRQVQLNAIGQRYYNDIAPALKAIITATESVTQQPQSNRITVNMVNSLAMHWWVPRVDNFQQYAPNVDIRLSNLIGSFDLNQEGVDVAILHGKTDEWQDYYCEKLGDDELLLVCSPELLESFETFPSAADLLTRYPAIYAENLRRKHDWSVWCEGNSLHVPKQNKNLNFIASIHAVQAAIRKLGVLVTHRLFVRDDIKHGMLVEIGTPVNNPHQEFFFVCKPEKLLNEHVATLKSWLHKEFTESKNEETAG; encoded by the coding sequence ATGAATAGACGACCACCACTCAAATCTCTTTACGCATTTGTCGCTGTCGCAGAGGCAGGCAGTATGACTGAAGCTGCAGGCTTACTTAGCGTAAGCCACTCTGCAATCAGCCAAGCTGTTAAAAGTCTTGAATCGTTAATTGGTCAACCACTGTTTCATCGGGTTGGCAGGCAGGTTCAGCTCAATGCCATAGGTCAGAGGTACTACAACGATATAGCTCCTGCATTAAAGGCAATTATCACAGCGACGGAATCGGTCACTCAACAACCTCAGTCAAACCGAATTACGGTAAATATGGTCAACTCACTGGCTATGCACTGGTGGGTTCCACGAGTCGATAACTTCCAACAATATGCACCCAACGTCGATATTCGACTTTCCAACTTAATTGGTTCATTTGACTTAAACCAAGAAGGTGTCGATGTCGCGATCCTGCATGGCAAAACCGACGAGTGGCAAGATTATTATTGTGAAAAGCTCGGTGACGATGAACTCCTATTGGTATGCAGCCCTGAACTACTGGAGTCATTCGAAACGTTTCCGTCTGCAGCTGATCTCCTAACACGTTATCCAGCCATTTATGCAGAGAACCTGCGTAGGAAGCATGACTGGAGTGTTTGGTGCGAAGGAAATTCACTTCACGTACCTAAGCAAAACAAGAACCTTAACTTCATCGCTTCCATTCATGCGGTGCAAGCTGCGATTCGTAAGCTGGGCGTGTTGGTCACTCATCGCTTGTTTGTTCGTGATGATATTAAACACGGAATGTTGGTCGAAATCGGCACACCAGTGAATAACCCGCATCAGGAATTTTTCTTCGTATGCAAGCCAGAAAAGCTGCTCAACGAACATGTAGCCACACTGAAATCTTGGTTACATAAGGAGTTCACTGAAAGCAAAAATGAAGAAACGGCTGGTTGA
- a CDS encoding substrate-binding periplasmic protein translates to MRKSNKIGWQLLIGLSILATTSHARSTQVIIYSDDAYPPYSYQIQGKATGIYPDILRQVFEKMPEFTVIIKPVPFKRGLRLLETGKGFALFPPYKYPNRRPYVNPYSVPILQEEVVVYCHNDVSLPNGPRLTRWPEDFYGKTIGINAAFSIGGEAFWNAARDGQLRVEEAKDNQENILKMRAKRIDCYINDKLSIAWEIKRLKLSGRIDKSNFFQLAALVSTEYGYLGYTAYGEDFPYKEKFVAQFDRILLDLQQAGVVKQVIRTYTD, encoded by the coding sequence ATGCGGAAATCCAATAAGATAGGTTGGCAACTGTTGATCGGACTGAGCATACTGGCAACGACCTCGCACGCGCGTTCAACCCAAGTCATCATCTACAGTGACGACGCCTACCCGCCCTACAGTTACCAAATTCAGGGTAAAGCAACGGGCATCTATCCCGATATTTTGCGCCAAGTCTTTGAAAAAATGCCGGAGTTTACCGTCATCATTAAACCCGTGCCATTCAAACGCGGTTTACGCTTGCTGGAAACCGGCAAAGGTTTTGCTTTGTTTCCTCCCTACAAGTATCCGAATCGTCGCCCCTACGTTAACCCTTACTCCGTACCAATATTGCAAGAAGAGGTGGTGGTGTACTGTCACAACGACGTTTCACTTCCCAACGGGCCAAGATTGACGCGTTGGCCAGAAGACTTTTACGGCAAGACTATCGGAATCAATGCCGCTTTCTCCATCGGCGGAGAGGCTTTTTGGAACGCAGCTCGCGATGGCCAACTGCGAGTCGAAGAAGCCAAGGACAATCAAGAAAACATTCTGAAAATGCGGGCAAAACGCATCGACTGCTACATCAATGACAAGCTTTCTATCGCTTGGGAAATCAAACGATTAAAGCTTTCTGGCCGTATTGATAAAAGCAATTTTTTTCAACTTGCCGCACTGGTGAGCACAGAATATGGCTATCTCGGCTACACCGCCTATGGCGAAGATTTTCCCTACAAGGAAAAGTTTGTGGCACAATTTGACCGGATATTACTCGACCTACAACAAGCTGGCGTGGTCAAGCAGGTGATTCGCACCTATACCGATTAA